Proteins from a genomic interval of Kribbella aluminosa:
- a CDS encoding tyrosine-type recombinase/integrase: MDGPDELARDLASLRVPLAGALRVTDNEWEPYELIDVRGLVEPGVALFLVDLQAAGRRPSTLRSYGMALLRWYRFLWAVDVAWDRASRIEARDFSRWMQIADKPSRVHWRNRGTDAVDTTIARLAGQRGSAGVPNQVTGKPKLGAKYAASVRAHSETVLRTFYDFHRDVGSGPVLNPFPLVRERRDHRAHAHQSSMEPRRNERSGLYRPRVPKRLPRSVPDEYFDRLFAALPSDRDRALVAFWVSTGARASELLGTCRGDADPGQQVISVVRKGSRAVQLLPASSDAFVWLRLYQQQLHGKVPAGRSQPLWWTLRRPLRPLTYPAAHRMFERANAGLGSNWTLHDLRHTAAYRMARDPEVPLTDVQWVLGHAHLTTTQIYLAPHQDEVIGSMLAHHARQAGRRAQVPVAPVASGYRPDDLDVLFGKPM, from the coding sequence ATGGACGGACCCGACGAGTTGGCGAGAGATCTTGCTTCTTTGCGCGTGCCGTTGGCTGGTGCCCTGAGGGTCACGGACAACGAGTGGGAGCCGTACGAACTGATCGATGTGCGCGGTCTCGTGGAGCCGGGAGTTGCGCTGTTCTTGGTGGATCTGCAGGCGGCTGGGCGTCGGCCGTCGACGCTGCGGTCGTACGGCATGGCTCTGCTCCGATGGTACCGGTTCTTGTGGGCGGTCGATGTTGCATGGGACCGGGCGTCGAGGATTGAGGCCCGGGACTTCAGCAGGTGGATGCAGATCGCGGACAAGCCGTCGCGGGTTCATTGGCGCAACCGCGGCACCGATGCGGTCGACACGACGATCGCCCGGTTAGCAGGGCAGCGCGGGTCGGCCGGTGTTCCGAATCAGGTCACGGGCAAGCCGAAGCTGGGAGCGAAGTATGCGGCGTCGGTCCGCGCACATAGCGAAACGGTGCTGAGGACGTTCTACGACTTTCACCGGGACGTGGGCAGCGGGCCGGTCCTGAATCCGTTCCCGCTGGTGAGAGAGCGCCGAGATCATCGTGCGCATGCGCACCAGAGCTCGATGGAGCCGCGCCGCAACGAGCGGTCTGGGCTCTACCGACCTCGGGTTCCCAAGCGGCTGCCGCGCAGCGTCCCGGACGAGTATTTCGACCGGCTGTTTGCGGCCTTGCCCAGTGACCGGGACCGGGCGCTTGTGGCGTTCTGGGTTTCCACCGGTGCTCGGGCCTCGGAGCTTCTCGGCACGTGCCGAGGCGACGCCGACCCTGGCCAGCAAGTGATCTCCGTGGTGCGCAAGGGTTCCCGCGCGGTCCAACTGCTGCCCGCGTCGTCCGATGCGTTCGTGTGGTTGCGGCTCTACCAACAGCAATTGCACGGGAAGGTCCCGGCCGGGCGGAGCCAGCCGTTGTGGTGGACGCTTCGCCGGCCGCTGCGTCCGTTGACCTACCCTGCCGCGCACCGGATGTTCGAGCGTGCGAATGCGGGGCTTGGGTCGAATTGGACGCTGCATGATCTTCGGCATACTGCGGCCTATCGGATGGCACGTGATCCGGAGGTGCCGCTCACCGACGTGCAGTGGGTCCTCGGACACGCGCATCTGACGACGACCCAGATCTACCTTGCCCCGCATCAGGACGAGGTGATCGGCAGCATGCTCGCCCACCACGCGCGTCAGGCCGGGCGTCGCGCCCAGGTGCCGGTTGCTCCGGTGGCCTCCGGCTACCGGCCGGATGACCTCGACGTGCTTTTCGGGAAGCCGATGTGA
- a CDS encoding DUF6624 domain-containing protein — protein sequence METSELQAELERRAALDQEARSAVDGWSDDPRTELWDVVNAVDADNSGWLIDVVTEQGWPQLSEIGEEAATNAWLLAQHADRQPEQQRLFHQLMAAAVQAGEAEPRLFAYLEDRVRINSGPVD from the coding sequence ATGGAGACTAGCGAGCTCCAGGCCGAGCTCGAGCGGCGAGCGGCGCTGGACCAGGAAGCCCGCAGCGCGGTAGATGGCTGGTCGGACGACCCTCGCACGGAGCTGTGGGATGTGGTCAACGCAGTGGATGCCGACAACAGCGGCTGGCTCATCGATGTCGTGACCGAGCAGGGCTGGCCACAGCTGTCCGAGATCGGTGAGGAGGCGGCTACGAATGCCTGGCTGCTGGCGCAACATGCGGACAGGCAGCCGGAGCAGCAGCGCCTGTTTCACCAGCTGATGGCAGCGGCAGTACAAGCGGGGGAGGCGGAGCCGAGGCTCTTCGCCTACCTGGAGGACCGGGTGCGAATCAACAGCGGACCTGTTGACTGA